Below is a genomic region from Trichoderma asperellum chromosome 2, complete sequence.
CTCGATTTAGCCTCGCACAGCTGCATTCTGTTATTCAGCTGCTGAGATTGGGTACAGAtgtttatctttatttaatacccTAACATACTCTCTTTGTCTTTATTTTCACTGCATTCAATATTAATacttgtttatatatatttgcaAAGTGAAAAAGAACATAACATGGAAGCCAGAAAACCTGAGACGCAACCCACTGGTCAAAATCCCAAGGATTCGGACCCGCTCCCAATCTATTCTCTCATGATGAACGACGAGGATCTCGACCAAGATGCAACTGGTGGCTACATTGGCGAAGCGACGGACGATATCAATGCCGCCTTTACAAATTTATCCTTCAAGTCAAGCATCACGGATCACCTTGACATCAGATATAGTATTTCGGAAGATACTTGTCTCGCCCACCTTAAGCTTCTTCATGCTATTCAGTCGATGAAAGAGGAAATTGGCTACACCGACGGTCTCTGGAATCTCTGGAATATTCGCGGTAAATGGGCGATGGATGATTTACGGGCCGATGCCGACTGGACAATGATTCGCACGCTTGAAAAGTCCAATTCCAAAACCGTAACGCGGTTCGGCCAGAGCAGAATTCGCGAGAAGAGATGGGCACTATTTGTCGCCCGCGCTGTCGACCGATACGAGGCGTGGTGGAACTCTTTGGTAGAATCCGACATGCTGACTGAAGAAGATATGGCGGACCCCGATagctatagatataaaaaatttcCAACATCTCGAAAACTAATatgggaagagaagatgctgccaCCCTTAGGTGAGGATATATCCCGGAGAGTTGGCAATGAGACAAACTAATGGATTtctgttttccttctttggtAGATGTGTTAATGATTTTTCATACTCACATGCTTAATCCTCGCTCTTTCTTTGAAGATGCCATTCGTTACGGTTTAGGGACATTTTGGGCCTCTGGTATGCCGTGGAAATTGATTCACCAAGCCATTGATGTAGATTTCAACTACAACGTGTCTGATGAAGCAAAAATACATTGGTCGACCACAACTGGGCGTCGCTGGCGGAACCTCAAGGATCCCGTGACGAGGGTAGTCAAGTGTCCATTTTGTCAAGCGGATAATGAAGTTCCATGGACAACCTGTGGAGTAAACAAGGACGCACAAAATGAAGAGTAAGCGAAGTTCACTGACACTCTTTGACTATGGGTTACGTGTATGCTGACTTTCGCTCCCAGATATACTGGTTTGATTGGTAGCGGTTTTGGCGATGGCAAGTTTAGCCACAAATGCTCTTCTTGCGGGCATGAGAATTATAAAGAGCTTCTATCAGTGTCGAAATTTGTTACAGATGCTTCTGCCCTGTTGGAAAAATCTATACCAATGCCGGGAACAATACTTGACCCCCAGTATGGCCGCCCCGAGCTCGTAACTGATGATATACATGGCCTTAGGCTTCCTAGGACGTTCCCTAATCGCATGATTAAATTAGAACTACGAAACAGGGTTCTAGAACTAATCAAGCCACCTACTGAGACAGACAAGAAGACTACAGAGGAAAAATCCAAGGACAAACGCAAAAGcaagagcaaaagcaaagatgaCAACAAGTCAAAAGATGAAATCAAGACGCCTGCTCGGTTAAGCATGAACGCGGTAAGGGACATGATCCAGCAGACTCTATCCGATTATAAAAAGATCCGAAATATAGACTCAGACAAGGGGTTTTTTGGCCGCTACCAAATACACACCTGGGCTGGAATCTCAACCCGCAAAAT
It encodes:
- a CDS encoding uncharacterized protein (EggNog:ENOG41); protein product: MEARKPETQPTGQNPKDSDPLPIYSLMMNDEDLDQDATGGYIGEATDDINAAFTNLSFKSSITDHLDIRYSISEDTCLAHLKLLHAIQSMKEEIGYTDGLWNLWNIRGKWAMDDLRADADWTMIRTLEKSNSKTVTRFGQSRIREKRWALFVARAVDRYEAWWNSLVESDMLTEEDMADPDSYRYKKFPTSRKLIWEEKMLPPLDVLMIFHTHMLNPRSFFEDAIRYGLGTFWASGMPWKLIHQAIDVDFNYNVSDEAKIHWSTTTGRRWRNLKDPVTRVVKCPFCQADNEVPWTTCGVNKDAQNEEYTGLIGSGFGDGKFSHKCSSCGHENYKELLSVSKFVTDASALLEKSIPMPGTILDPQYGRPELVTDDIHGLRLPRTFPNRMIKLELRNRVLELIKPPTETDKKTTEEKSKDKRKSKSKSKDDNKSKDEIKTPARLSMNAVRDMIQQTLSDYKKIRNIDSDKGFFGRYQIHTWAGISTRKMMSRYWQNFSPFALDLCAAVMRQGVFIEKMVKIDWLHSPNARDTMSRLITKYDRFVQIMTKHPTKMAVPTLDVDLAWHTHQLKPSHYYYYTVSTTAKFIDHDDKIDEDKLSRCFEWTTKTYQSMFGEVYSECTCWYCETIRSSQISGLGKMLGVSTNDKLSDTFHASGEVETHSSSKSAHVSFHNAVQTIETADRKKVTARVRVRQRQWLDQEYKKAAKRAEKKGRTLPPKKDYLSQWGTNFIMNGPYPFPPLFVPGIYYGWDPAVVHNGVGAWANCAGYTCGNGSIAAGSCGGPGGCINGNGGTCGASGAGGSVGGAGGGGGTGGCGGGCGGS